A stretch of the Erinaceus europaeus chromosome 1, mEriEur2.1, whole genome shotgun sequence genome encodes the following:
- the MC3R gene encoding melanocortin receptor 3, producing the protein MNVSCCLHSAQSMMSNSSGHLTPSSSSNQSSSGFCEQVFIKSEVFLGLGIVSLLENILVVVAVARNGNLHSPMYFFLCSLAVADMLVSVSNALETIMIAIVNSNYLTFEDQFIQHMDNIFDSMICISLVASICNLLAIAVDRYVTIFYALRYHSIMTVRKSLTLIGAIWVCCGICGVVFIIYSESKMVIVCLITMFFAMLLLMGTLYVHMFLFARLHVKRIAALPPADGVAPQHHSCMKGAVTITILLGVFIFCWAPFFLHLVLIITCPTNPYCVCYTAHFNTYLVLIMCNSIIDPLIYAFRSLELRNTFKEILCSCNGMNLG; encoded by the coding sequence ATGAATGTCTCATGCTGTCTGCACTCTGCTCAGTCCATGATGTCTAACAGCTCAGGCCACCTCACACCCTCTTCCTCCAGCAACCAGAGCAGCAGTGGGTTCTGTGAGCAGGTCTTTATCAAGTCTGAGGTCTTCCTGGGACTGGGCATTGTCAGCCTGTTGGAAAATatcctggtggtggtggctgtCGCCAGGAATGGCAACCTGCACTCCCCCATGTACTTTTTCCTCTGTAGCCTGGCTGTGGCCGACATGCTGGTGAGTGTGTCCAATGCCCTGGAAACCATCATGATCGCCATCGTCAACAGCAACTACCTGACCTTTGAGGACCAGTTCATACAACACATGGACAATATCTTTGATTCCATGATCTGCATCTCCCTAGTAGCCTCCATCTGCAACCTCCTGGCCATTGCGGTGGACAGGTACGTCACCATCTTTTACGCACTTCGCTACCACAGCATCATGACCGTGAGGAAATCCCTCACTTTGATCGGGGCCATCTGGGTGTGCTGCGGCATCTGCGGTGTGGTGTTCATCATCTACTCCGAGAGCAAGATGGTTATTGTGTGCCTAATCACCATGTTCTTCGCCATGCTACTCCTCATGGGCACCCTTTACGTGCACATGTTCCTCTTCGCCAGGCTGCACGTCAAACGCATCGCGGCACTGCCACCTGCTGACGGGGTGGCCCCCCAGCACCATTCATGTATGAAGGGAGCTGTCACCATCACTATCCTGCTGGGGGTGTTCATCTTCTGCTGGGCCCCTTTCTTCCTCCACCTAGTCCTTATCATCACCTGTCCCACCAACCCCTATTGTGTCTGCTACACCGCCCACTTCAATACCTACCTGGTCCTCATCATGTGCAACTCCATCATTGATCCTCTCATCTATGCCTTCCGGAGCCTGGAACTGAGAAACACCTTCAAAGAGATTCTCTGCAGCTGTAATGGCATGAACTTGGGATAG